A single window of Halobacillus naozhouensis DNA harbors:
- a CDS encoding NCS2 family permease, with translation MLTKHNHTLGLRQDLLAGLIGYFTTVYIVAVNSQILKTAGLPLEQGMVATILASAAGCLIMALYANAPMVLIPGMGVNALFAYSIVEGSGIPFQEGLAVVLVAGLIFLLTAFTRLGDWLKTAIPDSLKHAVTVGLGMFLTLIGLEKGGLVVRGEHSLITLGNPSSALVITSLLTLFIAVFLFAKNVPGNFLITMIIGTLIAHFTGLLDAPGPSLSLADQEWIMMPSFSGITEFSFWMAVFPLTIVLIFENMGLIHGQLSMLKQDDKFKKAYQASAFSALASGFFGTSPTVSSAESAAVIASGGKSGRASLTMAVLFLATLLLIPWISMVPSTAISPILIIVGALMVQNIKEIPLDNLSEAMPAFLIIVMIPFTYSIADGMAFGFIAYPIVKFAIGKQRELTTPVVCIAMIFLLEFIMRSLGH, from the coding sequence TCTGAAAACGGCAGGTCTGCCATTAGAGCAAGGAATGGTTGCCACCATTTTAGCAAGCGCTGCAGGCTGTTTGATCATGGCTTTATACGCCAATGCCCCTATGGTACTCATTCCTGGTATGGGAGTGAATGCTTTATTTGCTTATTCGATTGTCGAAGGCAGCGGGATTCCGTTTCAGGAAGGTCTGGCTGTGGTTCTTGTAGCTGGATTGATTTTTCTGCTGACCGCTTTCACGCGTTTGGGAGATTGGTTAAAAACAGCTATCCCTGATTCGTTAAAGCATGCAGTTACTGTAGGTCTTGGGATGTTTTTGACTTTAATCGGCTTAGAGAAAGGCGGTCTCGTCGTCCGCGGAGAACATTCATTGATTACATTAGGTAATCCGTCTTCCGCTCTCGTGATCACGAGTTTACTAACCTTATTTATTGCTGTCTTTCTTTTTGCTAAAAATGTCCCCGGCAACTTCCTGATCACTATGATCATCGGCACGCTCATTGCACACTTTACCGGCTTATTAGATGCACCTGGGCCCTCCTTGTCCTTAGCGGATCAGGAATGGATTATGATGCCTTCCTTCAGCGGAATTACTGAATTCAGTTTCTGGATGGCCGTATTTCCATTAACCATTGTCCTTATTTTTGAAAATATGGGTCTGATTCACGGACAATTGTCCATGTTAAAACAGGACGATAAGTTCAAAAAAGCTTATCAAGCTTCAGCTTTTTCAGCGCTCGCAAGTGGATTTTTCGGAACTTCTCCGACTGTATCTTCGGCTGAAAGTGCTGCTGTTATTGCATCAGGAGGAAAATCTGGCCGCGCAAGTCTTACGATGGCCGTGCTGTTTCTGGCAACACTGCTGCTGATCCCTTGGATATCAATGGTTCCTTCAACAGCCATCAGTCCTATCTTAATCATCGTCGGGGCACTGATGGTGCAAAATATTAAGGAAATACCGTTGGACAATTTATCTGAAGCAATGCCAGCCTTTTTGATCATTGTGATGATTCCGTTCACTTATTCGATCGCTGATGGCATGGCCTTCGGGTTCATTGCCTATCCTATCGTGAAGTTTGCGATCGGAAAGCAGCGAGAGCTAACCACACCGGTTGTATGTATTGCCATGATCTTTCTTCTTGAATTTATCATGCGATCACTCGGGCATTAA